Proteins encoded together in one Meles meles chromosome 7, mMelMel3.1 paternal haplotype, whole genome shotgun sequence window:
- the TSPAN31 gene encoding tetraspanin-31 isoform X1, whose translation MVCGGFACSKNALCALNVVYMLVGLLLIGVAAWGKGLGLVSSIHIIGGVIAVGVFLLLIAVAGLVGAVNHHQVLLFFYMIVLGLVFIFQFGISCSCLAINRSKQTDVINASWWVMSNKTRDELERSFDCCGLFNLTTLYQQDYAFCTAICKSRSSTCQMCGEKFLKHSDEALKILGGVGLFFSFTEILGVWLAMRFRNQKDPRANPSAFL comes from the exons ATGGTTTGCGGTGGCTTTGCCTGCTCCAAGAATGCGCTGTGCGCTCTCAACGTGGTCTACATG CTGGTAGGCTTGTTGCTCATTGGAGTGGCTGCTTGGGGTAAGGGTCTGGGTCTGGTATCCAGCATCCACATCATCGGAGGAGTCATTGCCGTGGGAGTCTTCCTTCTTCTCATCGCTGTGGCTGGACTGGTGGGTGCTGTCAACCACCACCAAGTACTGCTATTCTTT TACATGATCGTCCTTGGTTTGGTCTTCATCTTCCAGTTTGGAATCTCTTGCTCGTGTCTGGCTATTAACCGAAGCAAACAG ACAGATGTTATCAATGCTTCTTGGTGGGTCATGAGCAACAAGACCCGGGATGAACTGGAAAGAAGTTTTGATTGTTGTGGCTTGTTCAACCTTACAACCCTGTATCAACAGGATTACGCTTTCTGCACTGCA ATCTGTAAGAGCCGGAGCTCCACGTGCCAGATGTGTGGAGAAAAGTTTCTTAAGCATTCAGATGAAGCCCTGAAAATCCTGGGAGGTGTTGGACTCTTCTTTAGCTTTACAGAG ATTCTTGGTGTTTGGCTAGCAATGAGATTTCGGAATCAGAAGGATCCTCGAGCTAACCCCAGTGCCTTTCTATAA
- the TSPAN31 gene encoding tetraspanin-31 isoform X2, translating to MVCGGFACSKNALCALNVVYMLVGLLLIGVAAWGKGLGLVSSIHIIGGVIAVGVFLLLIAVAGLFGISCSCLAINRSKQTDVINASWWVMSNKTRDELERSFDCCGLFNLTTLYQQDYAFCTAICKSRSSTCQMCGEKFLKHSDEALKILGGVGLFFSFTEILGVWLAMRFRNQKDPRANPSAFL from the exons ATGGTTTGCGGTGGCTTTGCCTGCTCCAAGAATGCGCTGTGCGCTCTCAACGTGGTCTACATG CTGGTAGGCTTGTTGCTCATTGGAGTGGCTGCTTGGGGTAAGGGTCTGGGTCTGGTATCCAGCATCCACATCATCGGAGGAGTCATTGCCGTGGGAGTCTTCCTTCTTCTCATCGCTGTGGCTGGACTG TTTGGAATCTCTTGCTCGTGTCTGGCTATTAACCGAAGCAAACAG ACAGATGTTATCAATGCTTCTTGGTGGGTCATGAGCAACAAGACCCGGGATGAACTGGAAAGAAGTTTTGATTGTTGTGGCTTGTTCAACCTTACAACCCTGTATCAACAGGATTACGCTTTCTGCACTGCA ATCTGTAAGAGCCGGAGCTCCACGTGCCAGATGTGTGGAGAAAAGTTTCTTAAGCATTCAGATGAAGCCCTGAAAATCCTGGGAGGTGTTGGACTCTTCTTTAGCTTTACAGAG ATTCTTGGTGTTTGGCTAGCAATGAGATTTCGGAATCAGAAGGATCCTCGAGCTAACCCCAGTGCCTTTCTATAA
- the CDK4 gene encoding cyclin-dependent kinase 4, producing MATPRYEPVAEIGVGAYGTVYKARDPHSGHFVALKSVRVPNGGGAGGGLPISTVREVALLRRLEAFEHPNVVRLMDVCATARTDRETKVTLVFEHVDQDLRTYLDKAPPPGLPVETIKDLMRQFLRGLDFLHANCIVHRDLKPENILVTSGGTVKLADFGLARIYSYQMALTPVVVTLWYRAPEVLLQSTYATPVDMWSVGCIFAEMFRRKPLFCGNSEADQLGKIFDLIGLPPEDDWPRDVSLPRGAFSPRGPRPVQSVVPEMEESGAQLLLEMLTFNPHKRISAFRALQHSYLQKPEGNPE from the exons ATGGCTACTCCTCGATATGAGCCAGTGGCTGAGATTGGTGTTGGTGCCTATGGAACGGTATACAAGGCCCGTGATCCCCACAGTGGCCACTTCGTGGCCCTCAAGAGCGTGAGAGTCCCTAATGGAGGAGGTGCTGGAGGGGGCCTTCCCATCAGCACAGTTCGTGAGGTGGCCTTACTGAGGCGGCTGGAGGCTTTTGAGCATCCCAACGTTGTCCG GCTGATGGATGTCTGTGCCACCGCCCGAACTGACCGGGAGACCAAAGTGACCCTGGTGTTTGAGCACGTGGACCAAGACCTGAGGACGTATCTGGACAAGGCACCCCCACCAGGCTTGCCAGTGGAGACCATCAAG GATCTCATGCGCCAGTTTCTAAGAGGCCTAGATTTCCTTCATGCCAACTGCATTGTTCACCGAGACCTGAAGCCGGAGAACATTCTGGTGACCAGTGGTGGGACAGTGAAGCTGGCTGACTTTGGCCTGGCCAGAATCTACAGCTACCAGATGGCACTTACACCTGTG GTTGTTACACTCTGGTACCGTGCTCCAGAAGTTCTTCTGCAGTCTACATATGCAACACCCGTGGACATGTGGAGCGTTGGCTGTATCTTTGCAGAGATGTTTCGTCGCAA GCCTCTCTTCTGTGGAAACTCTGAAGCTGACCAGTTAGGCAAAATCTTTGA CCTGATCGGGCTGCCTCCAGAGGATGACTGGCCCCGAGACGTGTCTCTACCCCGAGGAGCCTTTTCCCCCAGAGGGCCCCGTCCGGTGCAGTCAGTGGTACCTGAGATGGAGGAGTCTGGAGCACAGCTGCTGCTG GAGATGCTGACTTTTAATCCACACAAGCGAATCTCTGCCTTCCGAGCCCTGCAGCACTCTTACCTACAAAAGCCAGAAGGTAACCCAGAGTGA
- the MARCHF9 gene encoding E3 ubiquitin-protein ligase MARCHF9 — protein sequence MLKSRLRMFLNELKLLVLTGGGRPRAEPQPRGGGGGGCGWAPFAGCSTRDGDGDEEEYYGSEPRARGLAGDKEPRAGPPPPPAPPPPPPGALDALSLSSSLDSGLRTPQCRICFQGPEQGELLSPCRCDGSVRCTHQPCLIRWISERGSWSCELCYFKYQVLAISTKNPLQWQAISLTVIEKVQIAAIVLGSLFLVASISWLIWSSLSPSAKWQRQDLLFQICYGMYGFMDVVCIGLIVHEGSSVYRIFKRWQAVNQQWKVLNYDKTKDIGGDAGGGTAGKPGPRTSRTGPLSGATSRPPAAQRMRTLLPQRCGYTILHLLGQLRPPDARSSSHSGREVVMRVTTV from the exons ATGCTCAAGTCTCGGCTCCGCATGTTCCTGAACGAGCTGAAGCTGCTGGTGCTGACGGGCGGGGGGCGGCCCCGGGCCGAGCCGcagccccgggggggcgggggaggcggcTGCGGCTGGGCGCCCTTCGCCGGCTGCTCGACCCGGGACGGCGACGGCGACGAAGAGGAGTACTACGGGTCGGAGCCGCGGGCCCGGGGCCTGGCCGGCGACAAGGAGCCGCGGGCCGgacccccgccgccgcccgcgccgccgccgccgcccccgggTGCGCTGGACGCCCTGTCGCTCAGCAGCAGCCTGGACAGCGGGCTCCGAACCCCTCAGTGCCGAATCTGCTTCCAGGGCCCGGAGCAG GGGGAGCTCCTGAGCCCCTGCCGCTGCGACGGCTCAGTGCGCTGCACACACCAGCCCTGCCTCATCCGCTGGATCAGTGAGAGGGGCTCCTGGAGCTGTGAGCTCTGCTACTTCAAGTACCAGGTCCTGGCGATCAGCACCAAGAACCCGCTGCAG TGGCAGGCCATCTCCCTGACGGTCATCGAGAAGGTCCAGATTGCAGCCAtagttctgggctctctcttcctcGTTGCCAGCATCTCCTGGCTCATCTGGTCCTCACTCAGCCCTTCAGCCAAGTGGCAACGGCAGGATCTGCTCTTTCAGATCTGCTACGGCATGTATGGCTTCATGGATGTCGTCTGCATAG GCCTCATCGTCCACGAAGGCTCCTCTGTCTACCGCATCTTCAAGCGCTGGCAGGCAGTGAACCAGCAGTGGAAGGTCCTGAATTACGACAAGACCAAGGACATAGGAGGAGATGCAGGGGGAGGGACGGCAGGGAAGCCGGGCCCCAGGACCTCACGGACGGGCCCCCTCTCTGGGGCCACCAGCCGCCCCCCGGCTGCCCAGCGCATGCGGACGCTCTTGCCTCAGCGCTGTGGTTACACAATCCTGCACCTCCTTGGACAGCTGCGGCCACCAGATGCCCGTTCCAGTTCCCATTCTGGCCGAGAGGTTGTTATGAGAGTCACCACGGTCTGA
- the LOC123947065 gene encoding 25-hydroxyvitamin D-1 alpha hydroxylase, mitochondrial gives MRRRCHYLTQRLNRGSEKQARCLGEVLSFVGSLNQTMTQTLKLASRVFQRVHCAPKLGTSLGSRGSDSPPRSLADIPGPSMPVFLAELFCKGGLSRLHELQVQGVSRFGPMWLASFGTVRTVYVAAPALVEQLLRQEGPRPERCSFSPWAEHRRRQQRGCGLLTAEGEEWQKLRSLLAPLLLRPQAASQYARTLDGVVHDLVRRLRHQRGRGAGPPTLVRDVAGEFYKFGLEGIAAVLLGSRLGCLEAEVPADTETFIRAVGSVFVSTLLTMAMPSWLHRLVPGPWDRLCRDWDLMFAFAQQHVERREAEIALRSKGKPEEDLGSGTHLTYFLFREELPAPSILGNVTELLLAGVDTVSNTLSWALYELSRHPEVQTALHSEITAALGPGSNSHPSATALSQLPLLKAVVKEVLRLYPVVPGNSRVPDKDIRVGDYIIPKNTLVTLCHYATSRDPTQFPEPNSFCPARWLGEGPAPHPFASLPFGFGKRSCMGRRLAELELQMALAQILTHFEVKPEPGAAPIRPMTRTVLVPERSINLQFVDR, from the exons ATGAGGAGGCGTTGCCACTATCTCACCCAAAGGTTAAATAGGGGCTCAGAAAAGCAAGCAAGATGCCTGGGAGAAGTCCTCTCTTTTGTGGGTTCCCTGAACCAGACCATGACCCAGACCCTCAAGCTGGCCTCCAGAGTGTTCCAGCGCGTCCACTGTGCTCCCAAGCTGGGCACCTCACTGGGTTCCAGAGGCTCCGACTCACCGCCCCGGAGCTTGGCGGACATTCCAGGCCCCTCCATGCCAGTCTTCCTTGCTGAACTCTTCTGCAAGGGGGGTCTGTCACGCCTACACGAGCTGCAG GTGCAGGGCGTTTCGCGCTTCGGGCCCATGTGGTTGGCCAGCTTCGGGACGGTGCGCACTGTGTACGTGGCGGCCCCTGCGCTCGTCGAGCAGCTCTTGCGACAGGAGGGGCCCCGGCCGGAACGCTGCAGCTTCTCGCCCTGGGCAGAGCATCGTCGCCGCCAGCAGCGGGGTTGCGGGCTGCTCACAGC GGAAGGCGAAGAATGGCAGAAGCTCCGTAGCCTCCTGGCCCCGCTGCTCCTCCGGCCTCAGGCGGCCTCCCAATATGCCAGGACCCTGGACGGCGTGGTCCATGACCTTGTGCGGCGACTGCGGCACCAACGGGGACGCGGTGCTGGGCCGCCCACCCTGGTTCGGGACGTGGCTGGAGAGTTTTACAAGTTTGGACTAGAAG GCATAGCGGCGGTGCTCCTGGGTTCCCGCCTGGGCTGCCTGGAGGCCGAAGTGCCTGCGGACACAGAGACCTTCATCCGCGCGGTGGGATCGGTGTTTGTGTCCACGCTTCTGACCATGGCGATGCCCAGCTGGCTTCACCGCCTCgtccccggaccctgggaccGCCTCTGCCGAGACTGGGACCTAATGTTTGCATTTG CCCAGCAGCACGTGGAGAGGCGGGAGGCTGAGATAGCCTTGAGGAGCAAGGGAAAGCCTGAGGAGGACTTGGGATCTGGGACACACCTGACCTACTTCCTGTTCCGGGAAGAGTTGCCTGCTCCGTCCATCCTGGGCAATGTGACGGAGCTGCTACTGGCTGGAGTGGACACA GTATCCAACACACTCTCCTGGGCTCTGTATGAACTCTCTCGGCACCCCGAAGTCCAGACAGCTCTCCACTCTGAGATCACAGCGGCCCTGGGCCCTGGCTCCAATTCCCACCCCTCAGCTACAGCTCTATCCCAACTGCCCCTACTGAAGGCAGTAGTCAAGGAAGTGCTAAG ACTGTACCCTGTGGTACCTGGAAATTCCCGTGTCCCAGACAAAGATATTCGCGTGGGTGACTATATTATCCCCAAAAAC ACGCTGGTCACATTGTGTCATTATGCCACTTCAAGGGACCCTACCCAGTTTCCAGAACCAAATTCTTTTTGTCCAGCCCGATGGCTGGGGGAAGGTCCAGCCCCCCATCCATTTGCATCTCTTCCCTTTGGCTTCGGCAAACGCAGCTGCATGGGGAGACGCCTGGCAGAGCTGGAGCTGCAGatggctttggctcag atCTTAACCCACTTTGAGGTGAAGCCTGAGCCAGGTGCTGCCCCAATCCGACCCATGACCCGGACTGTCCTGGTACCTGAGAGGAGTATCAACCTACAGTTTGTAGACAGATAG